A window of the Cynocephalus volans isolate mCynVol1 chromosome 10, mCynVol1.pri, whole genome shotgun sequence genome harbors these coding sequences:
- the LGI4 gene encoding leucine-rich repeat LGI family member 4, protein MGGVGILLLLLLLAGAGVGGAWRPPKGKCPPRCSCSKDSALCEGSPDLPESFSPTLLSLSLVRTGVTQLKAGSFLRMPSLHLLLFTSNSFSVIEDDAFAGLSHLQYLFIEDNEIGSISKNALRGLRSLTHLSLANNHLEALPRFLFRGLETLTHVDLRGNPFQCDCRVLWLLQWMPTMNASVGTGACAGPATLAHMLLRHLDPKMFKCRAIELSRFQTIGESALGVEPFSYQGEPHIVLAQPFAGRCLILSWDYSLQRFRPEEELSAPSVVSCKPLVLGLRLFVLAARLWGGSQLWARPSPDLRLAPMQVLAPRRLLRPNDAELLWLDGQPCFVVADASKAGSTTLLCRDGPGFYPRQSLHAWHRDTDAEALELDGRPHLLLASASQRPVLFHWFGGRFERRTDIPEAEDVYATRHFQAGGDVFLCLTRYIGDSMVMRWDGSMFRLLQQLPSRGAHVFQPLLIAKDQLAILGSDFAFSQVFHLEPDKGLLEPLQELGPPALVAPRAFAHITMAGRRFLFAACFKGPTQIYQHHELDLSA, encoded by the exons aTGGGAGGGGTGGgcattctgctgctgctgctgctgctggctggggcGGGAGTTGGGGGGGCCTGGAGACCCCCAAAGGGAAAGTGTCCTCCACGCTGCTCCTGCTCCAAAGACAGTGCCCTGTGTGAGGGCTCCCCGGATCTGCCCGAGAGCTTCTCCCCGACCCTGCTGTCACT CTCACTCGTCAGGACTGGAGTCACCCAGCTGAAGGCCGGCAGCTTCCTGAGGATGCCGTCACTGCACCTGCT CCTCTTCACATCCAACTCCTTCTCTGTGATCGAGGACGATGCGTTTGCAGGCCTGTCACACCTGCAGTACCT CTTCATCGAGGACAATGAGATTGGCTCCATCTCTAAGAACGCTCTCAGAGGACTCCGCTCACTCACACACCT AAGCCTGGCCAATAACCACCTAGAGGCCCTTCCCAGATTCCTGTTCAGAGGCCTGGAGACCCTGACTCATGT GGACCTCCGTGGGAACCCGTTCCAGTGTGACTGCCGTGTCCTATGGCTGCTGCAGTGGATGCCCACCATGAACGCCAGCGTGGGGACTGGGGCCTGTGCAGGCCCTGCCACCCTGGCCCACATGCTGCTCCGCCACCTCGACCCCAAGATGTTCAAGTGCAGAGCCATAG AGCTGTCCCGGTTCCAGACAATCGGGGAGTCAGCGTTGGGCGTGGAACCCTTCTCCTACCAGGGGGAACCCCACATCGTCTTGGCACAGCCCTTCGCCGGCCGCTGCCTGATCCTCTCCTGGGACTACAGCCTGCAGCGCTTCCGGCCCGAGGAAGAGCTGTCCG CGCCCTCGGTGGTGTCCTGCAAGCCGCTGGTGCTGGGCCTGCGCCTCTTTGTGCTGGCCGCCCGCCTGTGGGGTGGCTCACAGCTGTGGGCACGGCCCAGCCCCGACCTGCGCCTGGCCCCGATGCAAGTCCTGGCTCCGCGACGGCTGCTGCGGCCCAATGATGCTGAACTCCTGTGGTTGGACGGGCAGCCCTGCTTCGTGGTGGCTGACGCCTCCAAGGCAGGCAGCACCACGCTGCTGTGCCGGGACGGACCTGGCTTTTACCCACGCCAGAGCCTGCATGCCTGGCACCGGGACACAGACGCTGAGGCCCTCGAGCTGGATGGCCGACCCCACCTGCTGCTGGCCTCGGCCTCACAGCGGCCTGTGCTCTTTCACTGGTTTGGTGGCCGCTTCGAGAGGCGTACGGACATCCCTGAGGCTGAGGATGTCTATGCCACACGCCACTTCCAGGCTGGTGGGGATGTGTTCCTGTGCCTGACACGCTACATCGGGGACTCCATG GTCATGCGCTGGGACGGCTCCATGTTTCGTCTGCTGCAGCAACTTCCCTCACGGGGCGCCCACGTCTTCCAGCCGCTGCTTATCGCCAAGGACCAGCTGGCTATCCTAGGCAGTGACTTCGCCTTCAGCCAGGTCTTCCACCTGGAGCCTGACAAGGGGCTTCTGGAGCCGCTTCAGGAGCTGGGGCCCCCGGCCTTGGTGGCCCCCCGTGCCTTTGCCCACATCACCATGGCTGGCAGACGCTTCCTCTTCGCTGCTTGTTTCAAGGGCCCCACACAGATCTACCAGCATCACGAGTTAGACCTCAGTGCCTGA
- the FXYD1 gene encoding phospholemman: protein MVSLGHILVLYMGLLTMANAEASQEYDPFTYDYRSLRIGGLIIAGILFVLGILIVLSKRCRCKFNQQQRTGEPDEEEGTFRSSIRRLSSRRR, encoded by the exons ATGGTGTCTCTTGGCCATATCTTGGTTCTCTATATGGGTCTCCTCACCATGGCTAACGCAG agGCTTCACAGGAATATGACCCATTCACCTATG ACTACAGATCCCTGCGGATCGGTGGCCTGATCATCGCCGGGATCCTCTTCGTCCTGGGCATCCTCATCGTCCTCA GCAAAAGATGCCGGTGCAAGTTCAACCAGCAGCAGAG GACTGGGGAACCTGACGAAGAGGAGGGAACTTTCCGCAGCTCCATCCGCC GTCTGTCCAGCCGCAGGCGGTAG
- the FXYD7 gene encoding FXYD domain-containing ion transport regulator 7 isoform X2, whose product MATPTQTPTTAPEEPDPFYYDYDTVQTVGMTLATILFLLGILIIVSKKVKCRKADSSPTCKSCKSELPSSAPGGGGV is encoded by the exons ATGGCGACCCCGACCCAGACCCCCACCACGG CTCCTGAGGAACCTGACCCATTTTACTATG ACTACGACACGGTGCAGACTGTGGGCATGACTCTGGCGACCATATTGTTCCTGCTGGGCATCCTCATCATCGTCA GCAAGAAGGTGAAGTGCAGGAAGGCGGACTCGAG CCCAACATGCAAATCCTGTAAATCGGAGCTTCCCTCCTCAG cccctggcggTGGTGGCGTGTAA
- the FXYD7 gene encoding FXYD domain-containing ion transport regulator 7 isoform X1, with product MATPTQTPTTAPEEPDPFYYDYDTVQTVGMTLATILFLLGILIIVSKKVKCRKADSRSESPTCKSCKSELPSSAPGGGGV from the exons ATGGCGACCCCGACCCAGACCCCCACCACGG CTCCTGAGGAACCTGACCCATTTTACTATG ACTACGACACGGTGCAGACTGTGGGCATGACTCTGGCGACCATATTGTTCCTGCTGGGCATCCTCATCATCGTCA GCAAGAAGGTGAAGTGCAGGAAGGCGGACTCGAGGTCTGAGAG CCCAACATGCAAATCCTGTAAATCGGAGCTTCCCTCCTCAG cccctggcggTGGTGGCGTGTAA
- the FXYD5 gene encoding FXYD domain-containing ion transport regulator 5 isoform X1 has protein sequence MSPSGRLCLLTIVGLILPTRGQTLEEATFISTVDPTTVNIPVLTEVPDTVQPELQLTPQTSIQHADETTQNQTETQTQQLTGMDALLTTDPGTHKSGKEDTTMLSERRSPGKDARMYPQTPRPPGLGEDNPFFYDEDTLRKRGLLVAAVLFITGIVILTSGKCRHLSQLCRNYRR, from the exons ATGTCGCCCTCTGGTCGCCTGTGTCTCCTCACCATCGTTGGCCTGATTCTTCCCACCAGAG GACAGACGTTGGAGGAGGCTACATTCATTTCTACAGTGGACCCAACTACTGTGAATATTCCTGTCCTGACAGAAGTCCCAG ACACGGTCCAACCAGAACTCCAGCTCACCCCTCAGACCTCAATCCAGCATGCTGATG AAACAACACAAAACCAGACCGAGACCCAGACCCAACAACTGACGGGAATGGATGCGCTTCTGACGACAGATCCAGGGACCCACAAGAGTGGAAAGGAAG ACACCACGATGCTCTCCGAGAGACGATCCCCAGGCAAAGACGCCAGGATGTACCCCCAGACCCCCAGGCCACCTG GTTTGGGTGAGGACAACCCCTTCTTCTATG atgaggacactCTCCGGAAACGGGGGCTGTTGGTCGCAGCTGTGCTGTTTATCACAGGCATTGTCATCCTCACCA GTGGCAAGTGCAGGCATTTGTCCCAACTATGCCGGAATTATCGCAGGTGA
- the FXYD5 gene encoding FXYD domain-containing ion transport regulator 5 isoform X2: MSPSGRLCLLTIVGLILPTRGQTLEEATFISTVDPTTVNIPVLTEVPDTVQPELQLTPQTSIQHADETTQNQTETQTQQLTGMDALLTTDPGTHKSGKEGLGEDNPFFYDEDTLRKRGLLVAAVLFITGIVILTSGKCRHLSQLCRNYRR, translated from the exons ATGTCGCCCTCTGGTCGCCTGTGTCTCCTCACCATCGTTGGCCTGATTCTTCCCACCAGAG GACAGACGTTGGAGGAGGCTACATTCATTTCTACAGTGGACCCAACTACTGTGAATATTCCTGTCCTGACAGAAGTCCCAG ACACGGTCCAACCAGAACTCCAGCTCACCCCTCAGACCTCAATCCAGCATGCTGATG AAACAACACAAAACCAGACCGAGACCCAGACCCAACAACTGACGGGAATGGATGCGCTTCTGACGACAGATCCAGGGACCCACAAGAGTGGAAAGGAAG GTTTGGGTGAGGACAACCCCTTCTTCTATG atgaggacactCTCCGGAAACGGGGGCTGTTGGTCGCAGCTGTGCTGTTTATCACAGGCATTGTCATCCTCACCA GTGGCAAGTGCAGGCATTTGTCCCAACTATGCCGGAATTATCGCAGGTGA